A stretch of the Alnus glutinosa chromosome 6, dhAlnGlut1.1, whole genome shotgun sequence genome encodes the following:
- the LOC133871097 gene encoding abscisic acid 8'-hydroxylase 3: protein MLPLSPHDQPFISCYTLFVLGALLFFTCQMVKMMRFQRRESTAGIPPGSRGLPLIGETLQFMASINSGRGFYDFVRVRRLRYGNCFRTNLFGETHVFVSSTESAKAILNNDLGKFTKRYIRSIAELVGDQSLLCAAHQEHKLIRSRLATLFSTSSISVFIKQFDELVVETLRGWEHASTVVVLDEALEITCKAMCKMLLSLESGHELEMLQKEVSQVCEAMLAFPLRLPWTRFHKGLQARKRIINILEKSISGRRRGTEADHEDFLQQMLMEDDKASSDEAPRLTDAEIKDNILTMIIAGQDTTASAITWMVKFLDENQEVLETLRNEQLHVAKKISSMSYLSLEDLSEMPYASKVVKESLRMASVVPWFPRQALQDCEIEGFKIKRGWNVNIDARSIHLDPVVYSDPNEFNPPRFDDESKPYSFLAFGMGGRTCLGMNMAKAMMLVFLHRLIITYRWKVIDPDRRTEKWALFSRLKSGCPVRVTKISEDIASI from the exons ATGCTTCCCCTTTCGCCTCATGATCAACCTTTCATTTCCTGCTacactttgtttgttttgggtgCCTTGTTGTTTTTTACTTGTCAAATGGTGAAGATGATGCGGTTCCAAAGAAGAGAATCAACAGCTGGTATTCCTCCGGGGAGTCGAGGATTGCCATTGATTGGAGAGACCCTGCAGTTCATGGCTTCCATCAACAGTGGCAGAGGCTTCTACGACTTTGTCCGAGTTCGCCGTCTCCG GTACGGGAACTGCTTCAGGACTAATCTCTTCGGGGAGACGCATGTTTTTGTTTCGAGCACGGAATCCGCCAAGGCAATCTTAAACAATGACTTGGGAAAATTCACCAAGAGATACATAAGGTCAATCGCGGAGCTGGTGGGAGATCAAAGCCTTCTATGCGCAGCTCACCAAGAGCACAAGCTGATCCGTAGCCGTCTCGCCACTTTGTTCTCAACAAGCTCCATATCAGTCTTCATCAAACAGTTTGATGAACTGGTTGTGGAAACTCTTCGCGGCTGGGAACATGCAAGCACTGTGGTCGTACTCGATGAAGCACTCGAG ATAACTTGCAAAGCTATGTGCAAAATGCTGTTAAGTCTAGAGAGCGGGCATGAACTGGAGATGTTGCAAAAGGAGGTCTCTCAAGTTTGTGAAGCAATGCTTGCATTCCCTTTGAGGTTACCTTGGACAAGATTTCATAAAGGCCTTCAG GCcagaaaaagaataattaacatATTGGAGAAGTCAATtagtggaagaagaagaggcacaGAAGCCGATCATGAAGATTTTCTACAACAGATGTTGATGGAGGATGATAAAGCATCTAGTGATGAAGCTCCTAGGCTAACAGATGCAGAGATTAAAGACAACATCTTAACCATGATTATTGCAG GTCAGGATACAACAGCAAGTGCAATCACATGGATGGTCAAATTCCTAGACGAGAACCAAGAGGTCCTCGAGACACTTAGG AATGAACAATTGCACGTGGCAAAAAAGATTTCATCCATGTCATATCTTTCACTAGAAGATCTTAGTGAGATGCCTTATGCTTCTAAG GTTGTAAAAGAATCCTTAAGAATGGCATCCGTCGTACCATGGTTCCCAAGACAAGCCCTCCAAGACTGTGAGATTGAAG GATTTAAGATCAAGAGAGGGTGGAACGTTAATATTGATGCTAGATCGATACACCTGGATCCTGTGGTGTACAGTGATCCAAACGAATTCAATCCTCCGAGATTTGAT GATGAGTCAAAACCATACAGCTTCTTAGCTTTCGGGATGGGAGGGAGGACATGCCTTGGGATGAACATGGCCAAAGCCATGATGCTCGTCTTTCTCCACCGTCTGATCATCACATacag GTGGAAGGTGATCGACCCAGACAGAAGAACTGAGAAGTGGGCGcttttttcaagattaaaaagCGGTTGCCCGGTGCGTGTGACAAAAATCAGTGAGGATATTGCATCGATCTGA
- the LOC133871673 gene encoding uncharacterized protein LOC133871673 produces MITLSWNCRGLSQPSIIRSLKVLVRKHNPDIVFLSETKAAPFVTAPILHQLRYTLMVHALPSSSQGRLLLAWKPDVNIVTFYVTCNIICVWYYSDAPLVKCLLTFVYGPPYKNLCPTFWKAMSDLGISYNDPWVCIGDFNAINSPDDKFGGRVFDSFSPNLLSHFMDGFGMIDLGFSVHLPAHSFDHCPLLLNTSHLAPSLPRPFRFEEFWTKDPTCGVVIEEAWSPFIVGSPSYCLTKKLKLTKEAIKFWNQHYFGNIKSKLDRNLFLLDEVQQAHPSDANLAKELHLQSLLDDYLLQEESLWKTKSRELWLTATDLNTRCFHTSTIIRRRRNSISLLQTPGGGWISDRTDIGLAFVAHFKKLFTSTNPVFSPDLLDLFNPVISELDNNLLCATPTEAEVFASLLSLGKEKAPGLDGFIALFYVKYWDCIKTTVLLVVGNFFDSNSLLRAQNHTFIALILKRLGASAVNHFRPISLCNIIYKIISKLLANRLKPLLSKIISPFQTAFVPSHHIQDNSILSHEMLHSLKNKRGRGGLMAVNIDMEKAFDKMEWGFLMIIMEKLGFHPIWINWIRICISTSSFSILLNGSPFGHFRPSRGLRQGDPLSPFLFILGTEVISRLLHQSLQGFKISRRCFPLTHLLFADDLMIFTHATSSEAGIIKDCLTKYNLWSDQSVNTDKSNILFSANTSASSRASILDILPYAVTPISAKHLGLPMFFGRSKQSSFLDILQKVKGKIEGWRSKTLSQAGKLVLIKVGFPVNKAHNLSLKSWNSICLPKDQGGLGFRLMKDINVSLIAKLGWKILVNHNALWIPLFKEKYIKYGTLLPCPLSTGSYIWNGITSVVPLLKLGSCYIPHSSSSLDIWLSPWIPTLPNFQPVPRIPRLSFDYPLAISDLIHPQFLTWNLSLLLFLFDQVTFSEILKVSIQDMSDSLIWTASASRVFSTKTAHHLYSSSRSPPISPVAPISWKGLWKLKLNHRLKLFLWKMLHLFFSCPIAKVIWRNSFWPLDITALCISDIFDWLHIILHPELIGIPPVDFHLFQIFAMVACDRIWYSRNKAHHDGWIPNALSISADVNRSSRTHFRAWSNKLSPVPHVWTKLAPLCFKINYDTAIRRNFSAQAAVCRDSTGAIIHVLTRISPPCTPLYGEASVALLAATLCSSLGLSHVTFEGDSLTVNIVINNPTITQDWRISSIVSDFISTISPTTSWSASNINRNANFCAHYVAD; encoded by the exons ATGATTACTTTATCTTGGAATTGTAGAGGTTTATCTCAACCCTCTATAATTCGTAGTCTTAAGGTTCTTGTCAGGAAGCATAATCCTGATATTGTATTTTTGTCAGAAACTAAGGCTGCTCCTTTTGTTACTGCCCCAATTTTGCATCAACTGAGGTATACTTTGATGGTTCACGCTCTTCCCTCTAGCTCGCAGGGACGTCTTTTGCTTGCTTGGAAACCGGATGTAAATATTGTAACTTTTTATGTCACTTGTAATATTATATGTGTTTGGTATTATTCGGATGCTCCTCTTGTTAAATGTTTGCTAACTTTTGTTTATGGTCCTCCATACAAGAACCTTTGCCCAACTTTTTGGAAAGCTATGAGTGATCTTGGGATTTCTTACAATGATCCGTGGGTTTGCATTGGGGATTTTAATGCCATAAATTCTCCTGATGATAAATTTGGGGGTCGTGTTTTCGATTCTTTTTCTCCAAACCTACTTTCACACTTCATGGATGGTTTTGGAATGATTGACTTAGGATTTAGCG TTCATCTCCCAGCTCATAGCTTTGATCACTGTCCGCTTCTTTTGAATACTAGTCACCTAGCTCCTTCTCTCCCTCGTCCATTTCGGTTTGAAGAGTTTTGGACAAAAGATCCAACTTGTGGTGTTGTTATTGAAGAAGCTTGGTCCCCTTTTATTGTTGGTTCCCCTTCTTACTGTCTGACAAAAAAACTCAAGCTTACAAAGGAGGCTATAAAATTTTGGAATCAGcattattttggaaatattaAATCTAAGTTGGATCGTAATCTTTTTTTGCTTGATGAGGTTCAACAGGCTCATCCCTCGGATGCTAATTTAGCAAAGGAGCTTCATCTTCAATCTTTGTTGGATGATTATCTTCTTCAGGAAGAGTCTCTTTGGAAGACTAAATCTCGGGAGTTATGGCTTACGGCAACAGATTTGAATACCAGATGCTTCCACACTAGCACTATTATCCGTCGTCGGCGTAATTCTATTTCTCTTCTACAAACCCCGGGTGGGGGATGGATTTCTGATCGGACTGATATTGGTCTTGCTTTTGTTGCACATTTCAAGAAGTTGTTTACTTCCACAAATCCGGTTTTCTCCCCTGACTTATTGGACCTTTTCAATCCAGTAATTTCGGAGCTTGACAATAATCTATTGTGTGCTACCCCCACTGAAGCCGAGGTTTTTGCTTCCCTGCTTAGTTTGGGTAAGGAAAAAGCTCCTGGTCTTGATGGCTTCATTGCTTTATTCTATGTCAAATATTGGGACTGTATCAAGACTACTGTATTGCTggttgttggtaatttttttgattctaACTCATTGCTTAGAGCACAGAATCATACTTTCATTGCTTTAATTCTAAAACGATTAGGAGCCTCTGCTGTTAATcactttcggcctattagtctttgTAACATTATTTACAAGATTATCTCTAAGCTATTGGCTAACAGACTCAAGCCCCTTTTATCGAAGATTATTTCTCCCTTTCAAACTGCTTTTGTGCCAAGTCATCATATACAGGATAATTCTATTCTTTCTCATGAGATGCTCCACTCTCTCAAGAATAAAAGGGGCAGGGGTGGTTTAATGGCTGTCAAtattgatatggaaaaagccTTCGATAAAATGGAATGGGGCTTCCTCATGATTATTATGGAGAAATTGGGTTTTCACCCAATTTGGATTAATTGGATTCGGATTTGTATCtctacttcttctttctcaatCCTGCTGAATGGATCCCCTTTTGGTCATTTTAGGCCTTCTCGTGGTTTACGGCAAGGTGACCCGCTTTCgccttttctatttattttaggTACTGAGGTAATTTCCAGACTCCTACACCAAAGTTTACAGGGATTTAAGATTTCTCGAAGATGTTTTCCTTTAACTCATCTTCTGTTTGCGGATGATCTGATGATCTTCACTCATGCCACCTCCTCGGAAGCTGGTATTATTAAGGATTGTTTGACTAAATATAATCTTTGGTCGGATCAGTCGGTTAATACGGATAAATCTAATATTCTGTTTAGCGCAAATACCTCTGCTTCTTCCAGGGCCAGTATTCTGGATATTCTCCCTTACGCTGTGACTCCTATCTCTGCCAAGCATTTGGGTCTGCCAATGTTTTTTGGACGTTCTAAACAATCTTCCTTTTTGGATATTCTCCAAAAGGTCAAGGGGAAAATTGAGGGATGGAGATCGAAAACTTTATCACAGGCTGGAAAATTGGTGTTGATTAAAGTG GGTTTTCCTGTCAATAAAGCTCATAATCTTTCTCTGAAATCGTGGAATTCGATATGTCTGCCAAAAGATCAGGGTGGTTTGGGTTTCCGTCTAATGAAAGATATCAATGTTTCTCTTATTGCCAAACTCGGTTGGAAGATTCTTGTTAATCACAATGCTCTTTGGATTCCCCTCTTCAAggagaaatatattaaatatggtACTCTGCTCCCCTGCCCTTTAAGCACTGGTTCTTATATATGGAATGGTATTACTTCTGTTGTCCCTTTGCTAAAGTTAGGTTCTTGTTATATACCTCATTCCTCAAGTTCTCTGGATATTTGGCTTTCGCCATGGATTCCTACTTTGCCCAATTTCCAACCTGTGCCTCGAATTCCAAGACTTAGCTTCGATTACCCTTTGGCGATCTCGGATCTTATTCATCCACAGTTTTTGACTTGGAATTTATCtcttctactttttctttttgaccaAGTAACATTTTCAGAAATTCTTAAAGTCTCTATTCAAGATATGTCTGATTCTCTTATTTGGACTGCTTCGGCTTCAAGGGTTTTTTCTACTAAGACGGCTCATCATTTATATTCTTCCTCTCGATCACCTCCAATTTCGCCTGTTGCTCCTATCAGCTGGAAAGGTTTATGGAAGCTGAAGCTGAATCATCGACTCAAACTTTTCCTATGGAAAATG CTTCATCTTTTTTTCTCATGCCCTATTGCGAAGGTTATTTGGAGGAATTCTTTTTGGCCATTGGACATTACTGCCCTCTGTATCTCTGATatttttgattggctacataTTATTCTTCATCCGGAGTTAATAGGCATCCCTCCTGTAGATTTTCATCTTTTCCAGATTTTTGCAATGGTAGCCTGTGATCGTATCTGGTACTCTCGCAACAAGGCTCATCATGATGGCTGGATTCCGAATGCTTTATCAATCTCAGCTGATGTTAATCGTTCATCTCGGACTCACTTTCGGGCTTGGTCAAACAAACTATCTCCTGTTCCCCATGTCTGGACAAAGCTTGCTCCTCTCTGcttcaaaattaattatgatACTGCTATCCGCAGGAATTTTTCAGCGCAAGCAGCTGTTTGTCGAGATTCAACAGGTGCTATTATTCATGTTTTGACGAGAATTAGTCCACCTTGCACTCCTTTGTATGGAGAAGCATCTGTAGCTCTTCTTGCAGCAACACTGTGCTCATCTTTGGGATTATCCCACGTAACTTTTGAAGGTGACTCCCTGACAGTCAACATTGTCATCAATAATCCTACGATTACTCAAGACTGGCGTATCTCGTCAATCGTTTCGGATTTTATTTCGACTATTTCCCCCACTACTAGCTGGTCGGCTAGTAATATCAACCGAAatgcaaacttctgtgcccacTATGTGGCTGATTGA
- the LOC133871130 gene encoding probable jasmonic acid carboxyl methyltransferase 2, whose translation MEVEQKFHMNKGASESSYAQNSRVQSKIISIAKPVTEEAIIEILCTNLPESMGIADLGCSSGPNTLSVISEIIDVINSKCSDLGRPPPELRISLNDLYNNDFNDVFRSLPAFYNRIKEEKGAGLGPCFISGLPGSFYGRLFPSKSLHFVYSSSSLHWLSQVPPGLDSKASIAMNKGKIYISKTSPQSVLDSYFLQFQKDFSLFLKSRSEEVVPGGRMVLSLMGRESMDPTTEESCDHWELLALALMSMVSEGLIPEEKVDTFNVPYYAPCAEEVKLEIQKDGSFIVDRLEVFEIDGDGGGDTLSSGQRVAKTIRAVAESMLESHFGRDIMDDLFLRYAKIVDNHLSKTTTNYISLVASILRR comes from the exons ATGGAAGTTGAGCAAAAATTTCATATGAACAAGGGGGCTTCTGAAAGTAGCTACGCTCAGAACTCGAGAGTTCAG AGCAAGATAATCTCCATCGCAAAGCCAGTTACCGAGGAAGCCATAATTGAAATTTTGTGCACAAATTTGCCGGAGAGCATGGGCATTGCCGACTTGGGTTGCTCATCTGGACCCAACACCTTATCAGTAATCTCAGAGATAATAGATGTCATAAATTCCAAATGCTCCGACCTGGGCCGCCCACCGCCGGAGCTTAGAATCTCCTTGAATGATCTTTATAATAATGATTTCAATGACGTCTTTCGCTCCTTGCCAGCTTTCTACAACAGAATCAAGGAAGAGAAGGGCGCCGGTTTGGGGCCATGTTTCATTTCCGGTTTGCCGGGTTCTTTCTACGGTAGATTGTTTCCGAGCAAGAGCCTGCACTTTGTCTACTCTTCTTCCAGCCTTCATTGGCTCTCTCAG GTACCTCCTGGGCTGGATAGCAAGGCTAGCATAGCCATGAACAAGGGGAAGATTTACATATCTAAGACCAGCCCACAAAGCGTCTTAGACTCTTACTTTCTGCAATTCCAGAAGGATTTTTCTCTGTTTCTAAAATCACGTTCGGAAGAAGTTGTTCCGGGAGGACGTATGGTGTTGTCGTTGATGGGAAGGGAATCCATGGATCCCACAACTGAAGAAAGTTGCGACCACTGGGAACTTCTTGCGCTAGCATTGATGAGCATGGTCTCAGAG GGTCTAATTCCAGAAGAAAAGGTTGATACTTTCAACGTCCCCTACTACGCTCCATGTGCCGAAGAAGTAAAGTTGGAGATACAAAAAGACGGATCATTCATCGTGGACCGCCTGGAAGTGTTTGAGATTGATGGGGACGGAGGTGGAGATACACTATCAAGTGGGCAGCGAGTGGCCAAGACGATAAGGGCTGTGGCTGAGTCAATGCTGGAATCTCATTTTGGAAGGGATATAATGGACGATTTATTTTTGAGGTACGCAAAGATCGTAGACAATCACTTGTCAAAGACTACAACCAACTACATAAGCTTGGTCGCTTCAATTCTAAGGCGTTAA